Proteins co-encoded in one Phalacrocorax carbo chromosome 5, bPhaCar2.1, whole genome shotgun sequence genomic window:
- the MSTN gene encoding growth/differentiation factor 8, with translation MQKLAIYVYIYLFMLISVDLVALDDGSQPTENAEKDGLCNACTWRQNTKSSRIEAIKIQILSKLRLEQAPNISRDVIKQLLPKAPPLQELIDQYDVQRDDSSDGSLEDDDYHATTETIITMPTESDLLVQMEGKPKCCFFKFSSKIQYNKVVKAQLWIYLRQVQKPTTVFVQILRLIKPMKDGTRYTGIRSLKLDMNPGTGIWQSIDVKTVLQNWLKQPESNLGIEIKAFDENGRDLAVTFPGPGEDGLNPFLEVRVTDTPKRSRRDFGLDCDEHSTESRCCRYPLTVDFEAFGWDWIIAPKRYKANYCSGECEFVFLQKYPHTHLVHQANPRGSAGPCCTPTKMSPINMLYFNGKEQIIYGKIPAMVVDRCGCS, from the exons ATGCAAAAGCTAGCGATCTATGTTTATATTTACCTGTTCATGCTGATTTCAGTTGATCTGGTGGCTCTTGATGATGGTAGTCAGCCCACAGAGAACGCTGAAAAAGATGGACTGTGCAATGCTTGTACGTGGAGACAGAATACAAAATCTTCCAGAATAGAAGCCATAAAAATTCAAATCCTCAGCAAACTGCGTCTGGAACAAGCTCCTAACATTAGCAGGGATGTTATCAAACAACTTTTACCCAAAGCTCCTCCACTGCAGGAACTGATTGATCAGTATGACGTCCAGAGAGACGACAGTAGTGATGGCTCTTTGGAAGATGATGACTATCATGCCACCACCGAAACGATTATCACAATGCCTACAGAGT CTGATTTGCTTGTACAAATGGAGGGAAAACCAAAATGTTGCTTCTTTAAGTTTAGCTCTAAAATACAATATAACAAAGTAGTAAAGGCACAATTGTGGATATACTTGAGGCAAgtccaaaaacctacaacagTGTTTGTGCAGATCCTGAGACTTATTAAACCCATGAAAGACGGTACAAGATATACTGGAATTCGATCTTTGAAACTTGACATGAACCCGGGCACTGGTATTTGGCAGAGCATTGATGTGAAGACAGTGTTGCAAAATTGGCTCAAACAGCCTGAATCCAATTTAGGCATcgaaataaaagcttttgatgAGAATGGACGAGATCTTGCTGTAACTTTCCCAGGACCAGGTGAAGATGGATTG AACCCATTTTTAGAGGTCAGAGTTACAGACACACCAAAACGGTCCCGCAGAGATTTCGGCCTTGACTGTGACGAGCACTCGACAGAATCCCGATGTTGTCGCTACCCGCTGACAGTGGATTTTGAAGCTTTTGGATGGGACTGGATTATTGCACCTAAAAGATATAAAGCCAATTACTGCTCTGGAGAATGCgaatttgtatttttacaaaaataccCACACACTCACCTCGTACACCAAGCCAACCCCAGAGGCTCGGCAGGCCCTTGCTGCACGCCCACCAAGATGTCCCCCATAAACATGCTGTACTTCAACGGGAAAGAACAAATAATATACGGCAAGATACCAGCCATGGTCGTAGATCGCTGTGGGTGCTCATGA